Within the Gigantopelta aegis isolate Gae_Host chromosome 8, Gae_host_genome, whole genome shotgun sequence genome, the region caattttttaaaaattcaatttcCATTTTTCGGAGAGTATGTCCCGACCTCCCTATACAGGTTGCTCGCCATTGTCTAGAGACCCAGGCTACTAAAATTCTTACAAACGCGCCCGTATCGTATCGTTGCTATTTGATGGGAAAAGTGCTAACAAGTATTAACATAAGAAAGCTGTTGTATAATATGTTGTTTCGCTACCAGAATGATGTGTTGCTAAGGCATCGGCCCACTGGCTGCCAGAATTGGACATCATGTTAGCGACTCGCACTCTCTGCCATGCTAGAAGAGACTGGGGGTGAATGGCTGAGTACATCGTCTTGTTGAAAATACTGTTGGTCGTCTGTATCATCACCATCGAAGTGTCTGCCATTACGTAGAAGTCATCAATTGACACCAGGAACCCTGAAAAtgtcaattgtttttatttgaaatctCTATTGTTCTGACTTCATATACCGACCTCGATACCACGCCGATCAGCCCATCTAAtatcacacacacgcgcgcaaacacacacacgcacacaaacacacatacagacacacgcgcacgcacaaacaaacaaacacacgaaCTGAAAGTTGATtgcaaatattatatatatatgcatatatactcTCTAATACGGACATGATTACCTGGGTAGCTGGAAAAAGACATCCGACCTATAACCGACGCTTTGTCACTGAGATGTATGGTGTAGTATTTGTAAATCCGCATCATCGACTGGTACATGAACCACGTGGAATGGCCCATCAACAGGTCGCTGTAGTCGTCCGTTACCTGAAATAATCGTAGCCATCGGTTACCTGAAATAATCGTAGCCATCGGTTACATGAAATAATCGTAGCCATCGGTTACCTGAAATAATGAGGGCGGgatgtaccccagtggtaaagcgatcgcttgatatgcggtcgatttgggatcgatccccgtcgatgggtccattgggctatttatcgttccagccagtgcttcgcgaaggtcgtggtatgtactattctgtctatgggatggtgcatatgaaagatcacttgctgctaatcaaaaagagtagcccatgaagtggcgacagcgggtttcctctctcaatatctgtgtgatccttaaccatatgtccaacgacatataaccgtaaataaaaatgtattgagtgcgtcgttaaataaaacacctcCTTCCTTCCTGAAATAACCATAGTCATCGGTTACCTGAAATAATCGTAATCATCGGTTAAACGGCGCTTTTCTCTTACCTTCTTCACCAacctttgggggggggggaatttttcttctcttcttttggtgggggggggggggattttgggGGTCCTTTCAGCGTTTAACTTTTGGGCAGCAATCTTTCATAAATTTATCATTTCTGCCAAATTATGTTGTTGAGGttgtttggtggggttttttgtggattgtttatttttctcgttttttttttggggggggggggggttggtgggggggggttgggggtggtggtggatgtTTTTGATCCTTTAGCATTTAACTTGTAGGCAGTAATCGCTCATAAATTTATCATTTCTGCCAAATTATGTTGTAGTTgtttggtatgtgtgtgtgtgtgtgggatgttttttgtggggtttttttgtgggggtttttttttgtggttttgtttaaaCACGAGGGTGGGTGCCTCCCTCGGACGACCACGGCTAGCATCAAGTTTATGATCAAACATTACCACTCCTCTTTACTACACACACATTTAGTCTTCTGTCAGAACAATTGAAATTAATGATAGTACTTCAATCAGACTGCTTCCCCTGccaatgatattcaatgttatcGAGGTTCTATATTTGATACTATGCTGGGGCGGGAattagctcagtcgtttgatactcgcctgaggtacttgcgtcgcaggatcaaatccccttagtggatccattcaactgattgggggttttctcgttccaactagtgcatcacaactagtcaaaggccgtggtatgtgcttccctgtgtgtggtaaagtgcatataaaagatcccttgctgcattaggaataatgtagcgggtttcctctgatgactacgagtcagaattacccaaagtgtgacatccaatagccgatgattaattaatcaatatgttcaagtggtgtcattaaacaaaacaaacttcagcttTGATGCGATGCtatgctgtgctgtgctgtgctgtgctgtgctgtgctgtgttgtgctgtgctgtgctgtgctgtgctgtgctataaaaaaaacaatgtttcctCCCCCGTGCCTTTTTTCTTTCCAAAATACAATATGCCATCTTTCCATCCCGCCCCCAACCTTACCCCCGTGTTTGTATTGAAACGAACATAGTATCTGAGAATTCGACTTTCTCTCAGAACTGTACGgttttataacaaaaaaatcttaacaactccactagagcacattgattattaaatcatcggctcttgggtTTCAAGAGCTGAAGTCTACTGTTCTgcacaaaacatttaaattaaactaAGGTAGTTAATGAAAtccaacatttctgttgccaaatatataatttatcgtcggcttcagatgattacattccaccaaaatgtggcgcacactcagtgtacactgacaatgttcacactgaggagggtccttctttaaaataccggtaaatgaatgcgtcaagactacttcatccttccttcaccgcctgtaggatgactgccactctcacaGGACTGGTTTGACAGAAAGGCCCGTAGGAAGCTCAAAATTATTGGTAAGGCCTATTTTTGGCTCCACGACGTATAAActatgtattttgttatttataaatcataTGCTTTTGGCTGTATTCCGTGGCATTTTGATGCAGAAATTTATGTTTCAAAGACGGTGTTTGGCGATATTATATTCCATGCAGAATTAACGACACGAtgtaagtatttttgttttttgtttttgctttaaattaaaaaccaaggCATTTATTGGTCGCTTCTGACGGCCTTGGTACGTCTCATTTacggttgtactataccaaatacaaTTTCacaggcgaccatgttaacgtctGTGttaaaaaacactatatgcaatatatcaaccatattatgacccataaatatcagtactacaacccctacctcaaagtattaaatgaagaaaatggtaccttccatggctcattttcggtataaccagatgtttttacaacacccctagtttcgcacaaactatattactttttttttacaggtatcccatacagtggtactagatgaaataaaattgcatacacgttttgcccagatgaaactaattgttttcacaaccaacacactcacatttatcaccaatcacaggacttgtggtgtcaacttctctatcaaacgttgcacctcgaactttgacccagccagaagttatttggtttagtactaccttacggcctgcctcggtggcgtcgtggtaggccattggtctacaggctggtaggtactgggttcggatcccagtcgaggcatgggatttttaaatccagataccgactccaaaccctgagtgagtgctccgcaaggctcaatgggtaggtgtaaaccacttgcaccgaccagtgatccataaatggttcaacaaaggccatggtttgtgctatcctgcctgtgggaagcgcaaataaaagatcccttgctgcctgtcgtaaatagagtagcctatgtggcgacagcgggtttcctctaaaaacactgtcagaatgaccatatgtttgacgtccaatagccgatgataagataaaaaaaatcaatgtgctctagtggcgtcgttaaataaaacaaattttactttactttttttttactacctTACGTAACAAACCCGTGTTTGATGGTAGTTAgttgatttaataatattaattttgaagatatatatatatatatatatatatatatatatatatatatatatatatatatatatatatatatatacacacacacacacacgcacacacacacatacacacacacacacacacacacacacacacacacacacacacacacacacacacacacacacacacacatacatgcacatattaATATCCTACTTTGACTAAGGCTGAACATCTGCTCCTACTGAAGACATATCTTTCCACTTCATCTCGTGTCATATTAGTGAAGTCTGGATAGAGTTCTGGACTGACCGCCATCGCGATGCTCATCATATCACCAGACGCACTGAGGGTAAACATTCGAATATAGTCAATTTTCTGAAATGAAATCAATAAAGAATTCTTAAAGATACTGAGCCATATTTCTCTCCTTTTGctttttttgttacatttatttttggtaaacaataacaaattaatcgATCATTTGCCTAAGTAACTCGGGAATGTCTAAATTGTTGTGTGTTTCCACTTTAATTCCGTCAGCACGGTCCTCTAACGATTCTCCAATACTTTTGTTTCTAGTTATTTGGTTGTAATCTTTTTATAAGCATATAGTTCAAAGTAGATGTTTATATTTCaaatcaaaatttaattaataattttgacaggaAGACGCCATAATGAAACTTGAGATAACACAAAACGTGGCAAAATGTTTTAGAATGCTTTTGGGCTACAATATGTTTAAGGATAATTTTTATAGTAAAACTTTTAGGGGCCTTTAAGTAAATAAACAGGGGACAGGGCGTATCATGGAATACGCATTTAAAGCAAAAAGTAATTGTTGAAAGGTAATACCTTAGTAGGATAGTTCAAATTTTCtccacaaaataatttcattgcaaaattttaaaactcGTAAGATTGAAATTACCATTCTTGAAAAAAAGTCACAAATCAAAATATTGCTATTCAAAATTCAAATATCATTGTTTTTATAAGGTAGACAAAATTGCGAACAAGTTGGACCTTGACAGGAGTAAAGAAATTAGTCTATCTTTAAAAAACATGGcatatttatacatttctttTCGGACAATATTCCTTTATCCTCATCGTACTATTAGTTATTCAATGTTGATTTAGAAAACAATGAGACAAAAGGAAAATCGGGTGCACTGTATATTTGATCTCACATGGTCATAAGCCGCCTTGACGTTGTAGCCCTCGACCAAACCGTCAAGTTGTGCCATGACGTAGGACACCTGCCGCCAAAAGGGATCGTGTCCAGCACTTTTTTCAATCATCTGTTTGGTCCACGAGATATGATCTTTCAGGAACTGGATTATCTTTTTTTCGGTAACCTTAGGTACACGGTCCCAGAAGATAGGTTTCAAGTTTAAATAGTTCTGGTATATTCTCCTGTAAAAACAAGGTTTACAAgctatttaaagctgcaatatcgtgaatattttgtttattttcttacaGACGTTTTGAAGAGAATACTGTGTGATTTCTGGCGTCACACGTGTGCATAGGTCGATTTAAAAACATGCGATATGCCAAAGCCACACCATCCAATATCGACAATGCttgtaatctctctctctctctctctctctctctctctctctctctctctctctctctctctctctctctctctctctctctctctctctctctgtgtgcgtgcgtgcgtgcgtgcgtgcgtgtgtgtggaaattaaagaaaaatgctattttaatttAGAATGGCTCTTtacttttttgtcaaatatgaaaATCCTATACTTCTGTGTCCTGATATACAGCACTCTCGTTTATTGTAATCTAGATACGACCCTATCGACTGCAACCGAAGATTGCGCTAAAATATCCGACTGATAACCCGTTATTGGGTGGCTATAGAGTTAAGGTTACCGTTAGGGTTACTTTTTGGGTTAGTTAATGTATCAGTATAACCAAACGCCATACTCGGTGGTAAGTAGACCTTCTAAATATCCAGCAGCGAACATGATGTCATCATCGGATGGTGGTTTCTTCAAGCCAGCTCGGAGTTCCAGTATCCCCCATCCCCGTGACTcaattgtgtcgttaaagacGCCATAAGCCGTCGAGTCCGGATCCAAAATGTCTGCTTTGAATGTGCATTTTCTTTTGCTGCAATACACACTTCCAGTATTCACGGAAGCACCTGTTCAGTTGGAAACATGATCAATAAGCAAAAACATTAACCTTTGTTAGAACTACACTGCATCTGTGAAGATTTTCACACAATGTATAGCCGTTCGTATGGACTATGTTATATACATTTGGGGTGGGAGGTGGGGAAAAcgaacaacaccaccaccaatgCAAAATTAATGCAAATGCAACTGAGAAATACCTGGCGCCCATCGTTTACCACCAAGAAGTGTATCTCGATTATGTTATGTTCTCATTCCTGGCAATGCTGAAATAAGTATGTGTAGGGGcctatgcgtgtgtgtgtgtgtgtgtgtgggggggggggggttgtagtcGTCAGCAGGGAATCCAGAACCTCTCGAAAACCCCAACCCCCGGATCCGCgcctgatttattaatcataggctattggatgtcaaacagatgataattttgacataaagagtcttaagagaggaaacccgctacatttttccataacagtagtttttttttatatgcaccatcccacagacaggatagcacataccacggtctttaatataccagtcgtggtccattggctgggacgagaaatagcccaatggttccaccgacggggatcgaccccagaccgaccgcgcgtcaggcgaacgctttaccactgagccacgtcccgcccccgctTGTAGTTACCAACATACACGTTTAATGTCATCAGTGAACTCAGAACTGATCCTCTCCGACACAGTCAGATTTAGATTGCTGTCATCgaaaatttacatttttaatatcactaTTGAATTACGTTATAACCCTATACTCACAATGATATATCTAATTAACAGGGTAGGGCTAGAATAGACTCGAGAGGTACACAGGCAGTCCATTTCAGATATTTGCAAGagtacatatgtatgtgtataatacaggcctgtaggaacgatatctgtaGTAGTAGTGGGGAGCGGACACAAGCTCTAGTGGGGTGATCACAGCcgccatgggggggggggggggggacacataCTTTTACATTTATAGAGCAGGACTAAAAACAACTATACATTTTCCTTCTCGAGTGTGGAGGCACAAGCCCTCCAATCCAGCTACCTCCCCCGCCGGGCCTGAAAGTTCCTCCCACCTCCCCTGCCGGGCCTGAAAGTTCCTCCATCAGAAAGTTTAGAACACGCCATAGCTTTTAATACACCATTACCAGTCGTCGCGAATGGGTAGTAAAGGAAATATCACAACTGGGCCACTAacgcatgggcgtacataggatttttaaaaggggggttccaatacataggattttgaaaaggggggttccaaaatagattgcagagatattgggcatatattcctatgttgagtaaatataataatgtcagatatcaatgtcagatatattaaattatttaaaaaaaacatttcgggggtggggggggggtccgtcgaacccatcccccccccccccatgtacgcccatgtaacgggaatcgatcctgtaACCCATGGCATGGTCACTGCATATCATGCGGTATGTGCCTCCACTGAGCTGTTCCACCCAGGTATTAATAGAGTGTTAAAAATTCGCTTGTCGCTAAACGTGCATTACAACCAGTTTAGTACACTAGAAGCCTAgatttaaaatgtcaattactCGACCTAGATTTAAAATGATACTTACTCAACCTAGATTTAAAATGATACTTACTCAATGCACATCCAAATAAGGCAAATACACCCACCACCGTGACAACATTCATTTTCCTGTTTACCTTGCACAGTTGCAGCCGAAAATAATCATGCGGTTATTTGTGCGGTCACATGACTGCGTCACGTGCCAGCTCAACACGTTCTACTAACACATAACTGCAAGTAGGCCTGGAATAATTTCATGTCACACTGCGTGGTTGTTTAGATACTTTAGCCGTAcatagcgggggggggggggggggcaggggggcagtagccccccctgagaatcttgtccttttttttttttaatatatatctcCATatatagcatagaaatgtttaatctttatagtatataaaaattatttataaaatttatgccccccccccccccccatggattttttCATTTACGGCcctaataatttattaaataacatcgtatattttatgtatattttccACTATAGATCAAAATGATATATATTGGCTTGGCTTGATATATcttgtgtttttatatttatattattttatcaatCTGCTTTATTTAGGGCCCACCCACTCACACCCCAGaacattggagctcatgtccaccaatcaaaaccttacttgcagaatcctgccagtgatttaaaaataatttgaaaacattccgaattatcctgagggtatacgacatgtttcgtgtgaattacgaatgccttaaaacatgttttattttataaaataaataatttgtaatgtaaaactgaaaac harbors:
- the LOC121378251 gene encoding phospholipase B-like isoform X1, with the protein product MNVVTVVGVFALFGCALSASVNTGSVYCSKRKCTFKADILDPDSTAYGVFNDTIESRGWGILELRAGLKKPPSDDDIMFAAGYLEGLLTTERIYQNYLNLKPIFWDRVPKVTEKKIIQFLKDHISWTKQMIEKSAGHDPFWRQVSYVMAQLDGLVEGYNVKAAYDHKIDYIRMFTLSASGDMMSIAMAVSPELYPDFTNMTRDEVERYVFSRSRCSALVKVTDDYSDLLMGHSTWFMYQSMMRIYKYYTIHLSDKASVIGRMSFSSYPGFLVSIDDFYVMADTSMVMIQTTNSIFNKTMYSAIHPQSLLAWQRVRVANMMSNSGSQWADALATHHSGTYPNQYMVVDLKLFKPNVELEDNLLWVVEEIPDLVMAADQTQILRNGYWSSYNVPFYEKIYNLSGYPDIVKMKGLDFSYQMAPRAKIFRRDHGKVNSVKTIQEILRSNDYKNDPFSEGNPCKAICCRGELRKEAPFLGGCIDTKVTSFKMAEDCAASIISGPTTASNIPPFHWGKKYANVSHIGLPEEFNFDFFNVFATI
- the LOC121378251 gene encoding phospholipase B-like 1 isoform X2, translating into MCIERIYQNYLNLKPIFWDRVPKVTEKKIIQFLKDHISWTKQMIEKSAGHDPFWRQVSYVMAQLDGLVEGYNVKAAYDHKIDYIRMFTLSASGDMMSIAMAVSPELYPDFTNMTRDEVERYVFSRSRCSALVKVTDDYSDLLMGHSTWFMYQSMMRIYKYYTIHLSDKASVIGRMSFSSYPGFLVSIDDFYVMADTSMVMIQTTNSIFNKTMYSAIHPQSLLAWQRVRVANMMSNSGSQWADALATHHSGTYPNQYMVVDLKLFKPNVELEDNLLWVVEEIPDLVMAADQTQILRNGYWSSYNVPFYEKIYNLSGYPDIVKMKGLDFSYQMAPRAKIFRRDHGKVNSVKTIQEILRSNDYKNDPFSEGNPCKAICCRGELRKEAPFLGGCIDTKVTSFKMAEDCAASIISGPTTASNIPPFHWGKKYANVSHIGLPEEFNFDFFNVFATI